The Candidatus Binatia bacterium genomic sequence ACGCCCTTATTCGTTCGTCCAGTAATCCTTGAGCGCCTTGCCGCGCGACGGATGGCGCAGCTTACGCAACGCCTTCGCCTCGATCTGGCGGATCCGCTCGCGCGTCACGCCGAACTCTTGGCCGACCTCTTCGAGCGTTCGCTGATGGCCGTCTTCGAGGCCGAAGCGCAAGACCAACACCTTGCGCTCGCGCTCGGTAAGATTCTGAAGCACGTCTTGCATCTTCTCTTTGAGCAGCATCACCGAGGCCGCTTCGGCGGGCGCGACCGCTTCCTGATCCTCGATGAAGTCGCTGAGGTGGGAATCCTCTTCTTCGCCGATCGGCGTCTCGAGCGAGATCGGTTCCTGCGAGATCTTCATCACCTCGCGCACCTTCTCGGGCGTCAACGCCATGGATTCGGCGATCTCTTCGACCGTCGGCTCGCGGCCGAGCTCTTGCAATAGCTGGCGCGAGACTTTGATCAGCCGGTTGATCGTTTCGACCATGTGCACGGGAATGCGGATCGTGCGCGCCTGGTCGGCGAGCGCGCGCGTGATCGCCTGGCGAATCCACCACGTCGCGTAGGTGGAGAACTTGTAGCCCTTGCGATAGTCAAACTTCTCGACGGCGCGAATCAATCCGAGGTTGCCCTCTTGGATGAGATCGAGAAAGAGCATCCCACGCCCGACGTACTTCTTTGCAATCGAGACGACGAGCCGCAGGTTCGCTTCCGTCAGCTGCCGCTTCGCTTCTTCGCCGGAATCGACGACTCTGCCGTCCGCCGATCCGTCGCGGCGCGCCTCGAGCTCGCCCGCCTCGATCCGCATCGCCAACGACTTCTCCTGCTCCATCGAGAGCAGCGGAACGCGGCCGATCTCCTTGAGATACATCCGAACGGGATCGTCGAGCGAGAGTCCGTCGGGGATCGTCTCCTCGGCCTCTTCCTCGCGCTCTGCTTCGGCCTTCTCTTCCTTCTGCTCGTCCACGAGCTCGATGCCCGCGGCGGTCAACTCCTCGAAAAACTCGTCGAGTTGCTCCGGGCTGAC encodes the following:
- the rpoD gene encoding RNA polymerase sigma factor RpoD produces the protein MARKRSAAAVAEPVPVTLEELKKKLIARGKAQGSLTYEEISTTFDALDEVSPEQLDEFFEELTAAGIELVDEQKEEKAEAEREEEAEETIPDGLSLDDPVRMYLKEIGRVPLLSMEQEKSLAMRIEAGELEARRDGSADGRVVDSGEEAKRQLTEANLRLVVSIAKKYVGRGMLFLDLIQEGNLGLIRAVEKFDYRKGYKFSTYATWWIRQAITRALADQARTIRIPVHMVETINRLIKVSRQLLQELGREPTVEEIAESMALTPEKVREVMKISQEPISLETPIGEEEDSHLSDFIEDQEAVAPAEAASVMLLKEKMQDVLQNLTERERKVLVLRFGLEDGHQRTLEEVGQEFGVTRERIRQIEAKALRKLRHPSRGKALKDYWTNE